The proteins below are encoded in one region of Malaclemys terrapin pileata isolate rMalTer1 chromosome 8, rMalTer1.hap1, whole genome shotgun sequence:
- the DYNLT4 gene encoding dynein light chain Tctex-type 4 isoform X1 produces the protein MALKTGRDVLTSTPCSQGGDGPRCHPGAMAGKPLALSQEALAQFNQAVASENPEAAHLRVGSLSTRRSSHSVDNPPRPLMRLKSIEEGKPPSLHSRRSSVMSIANAPFTSRRNSVSMAMGGRRLSIGPWMHSGRVSFSGLPLFQPIRETQYENTYKTRPDEGCKFDACRAQRALESILTSYLGDAKYNPLTSGQLAQSLSELIRSRLKDLTPPRYKLVCNVFLGQQGQQSLQVASRCLWDTENDSVASATFVNASLFAVATVHGLYFE, from the exons ATGGCACTGAAAACTGGGAGAGACGTGTTAACATCAACCCCATGCTCGCAAGGGGGTGACGG ACCCAGGTGTCACCCCGGGGCCATGGCAGGCAAGCCGCTAGCCCTGTCCCAGGAGGCTCTGGCCCAGTTCAACCAGGCGGTAGCGTCAGAGAACCCGGAGGCCGCACACCTGAGGGTGGGCTCGCTGTCCACCCGCCGCAGCTCTCACTCGGTGGACAACCCACCCAGGCCCCTGATGCGGCTGAAGAGCATAGAGGAGGGGAAGCCGCCCTCCCTGCACTCCCGGAGGAGCTCCGTCATGAGCATCGCCAACGCCCCCTTCACCAGCCGAAGAAACTCTGTCTCCATGGCAATGGGAGGGAGGCGCCTCTCCATCGGCCCCTGGATGCACAGCGGGCGGGTGAGCTTCTCGGGGCTCCCCCTCTTCCAGCCCATCCGGGAGACGCAGTATGAGAACACCTACAAGACCCGGCCAGACGAAGGCTGCAAGTTCGACGCCTGCCGGGCCCAGCGGGCACTGGAGTCCATCCTCACCAGTTACCTGGGGGATGCCAAGTACAACCCGCTGACGAGCGGGCAGCTGGCCCAGAGCCTGTCTGAGCTCATCCGCAGCCGCCTGAAGGACCTCACCCCGCCCCGCTACAAGCTGGTCTGTAACGTCTTCCTGGGCCAGCAGGGCCAGCAGAGCCTGCAGGTGGCCAGCCGCTGCCTCTGGGACACGGAGAATGACAGCGTCGCCTCCGCCACCTTCGTCAACGCCTCCCTCTTTGCCGTGGCCACGGTGCACGGGCTGTACTTCGAGTAG
- the DYNLT4 gene encoding dynein light chain Tctex-type 4 isoform X2 produces MAGKPLALSQEALAQFNQAVASENPEAAHLRVGSLSTRRSSHSVDNPPRPLMRLKSIEEGKPPSLHSRRSSVMSIANAPFTSRRNSVSMAMGGRRLSIGPWMHSGRVSFSGLPLFQPIRETQYENTYKTRPDEGCKFDACRAQRALESILTSYLGDAKYNPLTSGQLAQSLSELIRSRLKDLTPPRYKLVCNVFLGQQGQQSLQVASRCLWDTENDSVASATFVNASLFAVATVHGLYFE; encoded by the coding sequence ATGGCAGGCAAGCCGCTAGCCCTGTCCCAGGAGGCTCTGGCCCAGTTCAACCAGGCGGTAGCGTCAGAGAACCCGGAGGCCGCACACCTGAGGGTGGGCTCGCTGTCCACCCGCCGCAGCTCTCACTCGGTGGACAACCCACCCAGGCCCCTGATGCGGCTGAAGAGCATAGAGGAGGGGAAGCCGCCCTCCCTGCACTCCCGGAGGAGCTCCGTCATGAGCATCGCCAACGCCCCCTTCACCAGCCGAAGAAACTCTGTCTCCATGGCAATGGGAGGGAGGCGCCTCTCCATCGGCCCCTGGATGCACAGCGGGCGGGTGAGCTTCTCGGGGCTCCCCCTCTTCCAGCCCATCCGGGAGACGCAGTATGAGAACACCTACAAGACCCGGCCAGACGAAGGCTGCAAGTTCGACGCCTGCCGGGCCCAGCGGGCACTGGAGTCCATCCTCACCAGTTACCTGGGGGATGCCAAGTACAACCCGCTGACGAGCGGGCAGCTGGCCCAGAGCCTGTCTGAGCTCATCCGCAGCCGCCTGAAGGACCTCACCCCGCCCCGCTACAAGCTGGTCTGTAACGTCTTCCTGGGCCAGCAGGGCCAGCAGAGCCTGCAGGTGGCCAGCCGCTGCCTCTGGGACACGGAGAATGACAGCGTCGCCTCCGCCACCTTCGTCAACGCCTCCCTCTTTGCCGTGGCCACGGTGCACGGGCTGTACTTCGAGTAG
- the PLK3 gene encoding serine/threonine-protein kinase PLK3 — translation MELACYTQHHPFHCSLMGSEPYPPFPAAGAAQPHQPAPPQPRAAEPTRMIADPVKGRLYCKGRLLGKGGFARCYEMTDVNSNKTYAVKVIPHSRVAKPHQREKIMNEIELHRGLHHKHIVKFSHHFEDSENIYIFLEHCSRKSLAHIWKARHTLLEPEVRYYLKQIISALKYLHLKGILHRDLKLGNFFVNDNMELKVGDFGLAARRESMDQKKKTICGTPNYLAPEVLHRQGHGPESDVWSLGCVVYTLLCGNPPFETSDLKETYRCIKQVEYTLPAFLSTPAKQLITGILKRNPSDRLTLEEILDHEFFTKGYTPDKLPPSSCVMVPELNPPNPAKTLFAKVTKTLFGKKKPQIKKGHSEEKDDISKLVVGLMKTSICRQMSYKTMEGNEVTPMTCLSASCSPVETLAEEGSRKSVSRSIRGTAASSCEAFEECITASAVTDSAIGLLKSCLAAMPPAQRNPASLACHEHFAWVSKWVDYSNKYGFGYQLSNHRIGVLFNDGTHMALSADRKMVHYNLTNSKHFAFPMSAIPEQLRSQTSVLRYFTSYMEQHLMKGGDLPSIDEIEQPALLLLQWVKTDQALLMLFSNGTLQVNFYNDHTKVILSKPDHSCLLTYVTKDRNSYTYKLSSIQELGCSPELQYRLKYVLKLLQERADT, via the exons ATGGAGCTCGCCTGCTACACGCAGCATCACCCCTTCCACTGCAGCCTCATGGGCTCGGAGCCCTACCCGCCTTTCCCCGCGGCCGGGGCCGCCCAGCCCCACCAGCCGGCACCGCCGCAGCCCAGAGCGGCCGAGCCCACCCGGATGATCGCCGACCCGGTCAAGGGCAGGCTTTACTGCAAGGGACGCCTGCTGGGCAAG GGCGGATTTGCGAGATGCTATGAAATGACAGACGTCAACAGCAACAAAACCTATGCAGTGAAAGTTATTCCTCACAGCCGAGTGGCTAAGCCACACCAACGGGAGAAG ATTATGAATGAGATCGAGCTGCACAGAGGCCTGCATCACAAGCACATTGTCAAGTTCTCGCATCACTTTGAGGATTCGGAGAACATCTACATCTTTCTGGAACACTGCAGCAGGAAA TCCCTGGCTCACATCTGGAAAGCCCGGCACACGCTGCTGGAGCCAGAGGTGCGGTATTACCTCAAACAGATCATATCAGCCTTGAAGTACCTCCATCTCAAAGGCATCCTCCACCGGGACCTCAAACTGG GCAACTTTTTTGTCAATGATAACATGGAACTGAAAGTTGGAGACTTCGGCCTTGCTGCCCGGCGTGAGTCTATGGACCAGAAGAAAAA GACGATATGTGGCACCCCCAACTACCTCGCTCCTGAAGTGCTCCACCGGCAGGGCCACGGGCCAGAGTCGGACGTGTGGTCTCTGGGCTGTGTCGT gtaTACCTTGTTGTGCGGGAACCCTCCCTTTGAGACCTCGGACCTCAAGGAGACGTACAGGTGTATCAAGCAGGTGGAATACACCCTCCCGGCCTTCCTCTCCACGCCAGCAAAGCAGCTGATCACAGGCATCTTGAAACGCAACCCGTCTGACCGCCTCACGCTGGAGGAGATCCTGGACCACGAATTCTTCACCAAA GGCTACACACCTGATAAGCTCCCACCCAGCAGCTGTGTGATGGTGCCTGAGCTCAATCCTCCCAACCCGGCGAAGACTCTGTTTGCAAAAGTCACCAAGACGCTGTTTGGGAAAAAGAAACCCCAAA tTAAGAAGGGCCACTCGGAAGAGAAGGATGACATCTCCAAGTTGGTGGTTGGCCTCATGAAGACCTCTATCTGCAGACAGATGAGCTACAAAACCATGGAAGGGAATGAG GTGACCCCCATGACATGTCTGAGCGCCAGCTGCAGCCCCGTGGAGACGCTGGCAGAAGAGGGCTCGCGGAAGTCCGTCTCCAGGTCCATTAGGGGGACAGCAGCCAGCAGCTGTGAAG CATTTGAAGAGTGCATCACCGCCTCTGCAGTCACCGACTCTGCCATCGGGCTTCtgaagagctgcctggccgccatGCCGCCAG CCCAGCGGAACCCTGCCTCTCTGGCTTGCCACGAGCATTTCGCCTGGGTGAGCAAGTGGGTGGACTACTCTAACAAATACGGCTTCGGCTACCAGCTGTCCAACCACCGCATCGGGGTCCTCTTCAACGACGGGACGCACATGGCTCTGTCGGCCGATCGGAA GATGGTACATTACAACCTGACCAACAGCAAACACTTCGCCTTTCCCATGTCGGCCATCCCAGAGCAGCTGCGGAGCCAGACCAGCGTCCTGCGGTACTTCACCTCCTACATGGAGCAGCATCTCATGAAG GGGGGAGACCTGCCCAGCATCGACGAGATCGAGCAGCCTGCGCTGCTGCTCTTGCAGTGGGTGAAAACTGACCAGGCCTTGCTGATGCTCTTCAGCAACGGAACGCTCCAG GTGAACTTTTACAATGATCAcaccaaggtgatcctcagcaaGCCAGACCATTCCTGTCTCCTGACCTACGTCACCAAGGACCGCAACTCCTACACCTACAAGCTGAGCAGCATCCAGGAGCTGGGCTGCTCTCCAGAGCTCCAGTACCGGCTCAAGTATGTCCTCAAGCTCCTCCAGGAGAGGGCTGACACCTAA